A genomic segment from Helicobacter sp. NHP19-012 encodes:
- the miaB gene encoding tRNA (N6-isopentenyl adenosine(37)-C2)-methylthiotransferase MiaB, translating to MKLYIETMGCAMNSRDSEHMVGELGKVGYTPTSEPSEADLILINTCSVREKPERKLFSEIGQFAKIKKPGAKIGVCGCTASHMGAEILKKAPSVNFVLGARNVSKISQIIKQDKAVAIDLDHDDSTYVFASQAPSSIKALLNISIGCDKHCTYCIVPHTRGKEISIPMDLLLKEADKLAQAGVKEILLLGQNVNNYGVRFSTAHPKVNFTTLLEKLSQISGLKRIRFTSPHPLHMDNVFLEHFATNPKVCKSIHIPLQSGSNAILKAMKRGYSREWYLDRITRLKTLVPEVGISTDIIVGFPGETPKDFEDTLDILEQVRFDTLYSFIYSPRPLTPSYTWENKVPKEEASAHLERLQSRHKEILEQKARAELGKTHEVLIEKIAEGVAEGRSGNGRLLSFEAGGAGVGDFVAVKVVAHHKGSLKGRIA from the coding sequence GTGAAACTTTACATTGAAACGATGGGTTGCGCGATGAATAGCCGTGACAGCGAGCATATGGTGGGCGAACTTGGCAAGGTGGGCTACACCCCCACAAGCGAGCCTAGCGAGGCGGATTTAATTTTAATCAACACTTGTAGCGTGCGTGAGAAGCCAGAGAGAAAGTTGTTCTCTGAGATCGGGCAGTTTGCTAAGATTAAAAAGCCGGGGGCGAAGATCGGCGTGTGTGGTTGCACGGCAAGCCATATGGGCGCAGAGATTCTAAAAAAAGCCCCGAGCGTCAATTTTGTTTTGGGCGCGCGCAATGTGTCTAAAATCAGCCAAATCATCAAGCAGGATAAAGCAGTTGCCATCGATTTAGACCATGACGACAGCACTTATGTGTTTGCCAGCCAAGCCCCAAGCAGCATTAAAGCCCTTTTAAACATTTCTATCGGGTGCGACAAGCATTGCACCTATTGCATTGTCCCCCACACAAGGGGCAAAGAGATTTCTATCCCTATGGATTTGCTCTTAAAAGAGGCGGACAAATTAGCACAAGCTGGGGTGAAAGAGATTTTGCTTTTAGGGCAAAATGTCAATAACTACGGCGTGCGCTTTAGCACCGCACACCCAAAGGTGAATTTCACCACCTTGCTAGAGAAGTTGAGCCAAATTAGTGGGCTTAAACGCATCCGTTTTACATCGCCCCACCCCTTGCACATGGACAACGTTTTTTTAGAGCATTTTGCCACAAACCCCAAGGTGTGTAAAAGCATCCATATCCCCCTGCAGAGCGGCTCTAATGCCATTTTAAAAGCCATGAAAAGGGGATATAGCAGAGAATGGTATTTAGATCGCATCACCCGTTTAAAAACCCTCGTGCCTGAAGTGGGCATTAGCACGGACATCATCGTGGGCTTTCCTGGCGAAACGCCTAAAGACTTTGAAGACACCTTAGACATCTTAGAGCAGGTGCGCTTTGACACACTCTATAGTTTTATTTACTCCCCCCGTCCGCTCACGCCTTCTTACACATGGGAGAATAAAGTCCCCAAAGAGGAAGCGAGCGCGCATTTAGAACGGCTACAAAGCCGCCACAAAGAGATTTTAGAGCAAAAGGCTAGAGCCGAGCTTGGCAAAACCCACGAGGTTTTGATCGAGAAAATCGCCGAGGGTGTGGCTGAGGGGCGCAGTGGTAACGGGCGGCTACTTAGCTTTGAGGCTGGCGGGGCTGGCGTGGGGGATTTTGTGGCGGTTAAAGTGGTGGCGCACCACAAGGGGAGTTTAAAGGGGAGGATCGCTTAA